The Coffea arabica cultivar ET-39 chromosome 1e, Coffea Arabica ET-39 HiFi, whole genome shotgun sequence genome has a window encoding:
- the LOC140017097 gene encoding protein FAR1-RELATED SEQUENCE 5-like encodes MGQDGALKTHDMVQETENGKMGLDVCGRLRSFDLNQEPECDRDTFIEESGGSIGGHEDEEADELVGAIGMDDVMKLTFDTEEEAGEFYNLYAKLSGFGIRKSNAKRDADGISRFRKWVCCCEGYRNEKWFNYEDRKREAKPITRTGCGACFRVKYNIESVKYVVTRFIMEHNHPLASEASVQHIRSHRKVSDAEYAQAKSLKLVGARICQIMKHFVIKAGGYSNVGFCIKDLYNRMDEERRKDIFNGDAEGALGFLAAKKDADDMFFYKYHVDNEGRLAWLFWADSKSRADFSVFGDVLVFDTTYKTNKYRKPLVVLAGVNNHLNSTIFGCALLSDERIETYEWVLSTFVEAMKGRKPVAVMTDGDSAIRRAIKNLLPDACHRLCSWHLHRNARSNIRCEEFNNRFYNLMARKCSTLEFEDRWARLVNECGVVENEWVKKLYRRRRLWAEAYLRGHFFAGMRSTQRCEKMNAFLNEYLNEKMRLYEFVRSFDLAIAWLRHTESKAVHTSENTKPVLTTILPELEGSAAEVFTRNVFFMVRKHLNRQELLISEGWSEDGGSRTYYYSKYGGHEISWRVDYDRSMEKLICSCMKFESKGIPCAHMFRVMVVEGMNRIPEACISKRWTKGVHCTNNGMKAFVADEQLTQMARYGTLKSSCNTMCYYASYMDDAFNDLQQMFDKHSVDLKEKWIDRGYGGDGFAMDSRVRNDRSRRTFGLLDPRVSRSKGDHKHAEAKKKRKCGHCRCEMQRLKEMVWLCMEVAAVTTDRLQSNTGFRDCVLLCIGGVKSIQELRNTRGDCSQLSFVGGHYQQVCILIPPATQPCLRFGAMGAQSLAL; translated from the exons ATGGGGCAGGATGGGGCGCTTAAAACTCATGACATGGTGCAGGAAACAGAGAACGGAAAAATGGGGTTGGATGTTTGCGGCAGGTTAAGGTCATTTGACCTTAACCAAGAACCTGAGTGTGACCGAGACACATTCATTGAAGAAAGCGGTGGTTCAATAGGAGGACACGAAGATGAGGAGGCAGATGAATTGGTGGGTGCAATAGGCATGGATGACGTAATGAAATTAACATTTGACACGGAAGAAGAAGCTGGGGAATTCTATAATTTGTATGCGAAACTAAGCGGATTTGGGATTCGTAAAAGTAATGCCAAACGAGATGCAGATGGCATTTCAAGATTTAGAAAATGGGTATGTTGCTGTGAAGGTTATAGGAATGAAAAGTGGTTTAATTATGAAGACCGGAAAAGAGAAGCAAAACCAATCACAAGAACCGGGTGTGGGGCTTGCTTTCGCGTGAAATATAACATAGAATCGGTAAAGTATGTGGTGACACGTTTCATTATGGAGCACAATCACCCGCTGGCATCAGAGGCAAGTGTGCAACACATTAGGTCGCATAGAAAAGTGAGTGATGCAGAATATGCGCAGGCAAAAAGTCTAAAGTTGGTTGGGGCCAGAATATGCCAGATAATGAAACATTTTGTTATCAAAGCCGGAGGGTATAGTAACGTGGGATTTTGCATTAAGGATTTGTATAACCGAATGGACGAGGAACGTAGAAAAGATATTTTTAATGGCGATGCAGAAGGGGCACTTGGGTTCTTGGCAGCGAAGAAGGATGCcgatgacatgttcttttatAAATATCATGTAGATAACGAAGGAAGATTGGCATGGTTGTTTTGGGCAGATTCTAAATCTCGTGCGGACTTCAGTGTATTTGGAGATGTATTGGTGTTTGATACaacatacaaaacaaataaataccgCAAGCCACTAGTTGTACTTGCAGGGGTAAACAACCATTTGAACAGTACTATTTTTGGCTGTGCACTGCTATCAGATGAGAGGATTGAAACATATGAATGGGTGCTAAGTACATTTGTAGAGGCTATGAAAGGTAGAAAGCCAGTAGCAGTGATGACAGATGGGGACAGTGCAATACGAAGAGCCATAAAGAATCTTCTCCCGGATGCTTGTCACAGGCTATGTTCGTGGCACTTGCATAGAAATGCACGGAGTAATATTCGCTGCGAGGAGTTTAATAACAGGTTCTATAACCTGATGGCGAGAAAGTGTAGCACTCTTGAGTTTGAGGATCGGTGGGCTAGGTTGGTTAATGAATGTGGGGTGGTAGAGAATGAGTGGGTGAAGAAGTTGTACCGTAGGAGAAGGTTATGGGCAGAGGCCTATTTACGCGGTCATTTTTTTGCAGGTATGAGAAGTACTCAAAGGTGTGAGAAAATGAATGCTTTTTTGAATGAGTACTTGAATGAAAAAATGCGACTATATGAATTCGTTAGAAGTTTTGATTTGGCAATAGCATGGCTTCGACATACTGAGAGCAAAGCAGTTCACACAAGCGAAAACACAAAACCAGTCTTAACCACAATCCTGCCCGAATTAGAGGGGAGCGCAGCGGAGGTGTTTACAAGGAATGTGTTCTTCATGGTGAGGAAGCATTTGAACAGGCAAGAACTTCTAATTTCTGAGGGCTGGAGCGAGGATGGAGGGAGTCGTACATATTATTACTCGAAATATGGTGGACACGAAATAAGTTGGAGGGTGGATTATGATAGGTCAATGGAGAAGCTAATCTGCTCTTGCATGAAATTCGAGTCAAAGGGGATTCCTTGTGCTCACATGTTTCGCGTGATGGTGGTAGAAGGAATGAACAGGATCCCAGAAGCATGCATTTCGAAGCGGTGGACAAAGGGAGTTCACTGTACTAATAATGGAATGAAAGCATTTGTTGCAGACGAACAGCTGACACAAATGGCCAGATATGGCACTTTAAAGTCCAGCTGTAATACTATGTGTTACTATGCCTCCTACATGGATGATGCGTTTAATGACCTGCAACAGATGTTTGACAAGCATTCTGTGGACCTAAAGGAGAAGTGGATTGATAGGGGATATGGGGGAGATGGATTTGCAATGGATTCAAGAGTGAGGAACGATAGAAGTAGAAGAACATTCGGGCTGTTAGATCCCAGGGTGTCCCGGTCTAAAGGTGATCACAAGCATGCAGaagcaaagaagaaaagaaagtgtgGTCATTGCAG GTGTGAAATGCAGAGGTTGAAAGAGATGGTATGGTTGTGCATGGAAGTAGCAGCCGTGACGACAGACAGGTTACAGAGCAACACCGGCTTTAGGGATTGTGTTTTGTTATGTATCGGTGGGGTGAAGAGTATTCAAG AATTACGCAACACACGTGGCGATTGCTCACAGCTTAGCTTTGTTGGTGGGCACTACCAACAAGTTTGCATACTCATTCCTCCGGCTACACAACCTTGTTTGCGGTTTGGGGCCATGGGTGCTCAGTCTTTGGCATTATGA
- the LOC140004390 gene encoding protein neprosin-like — protein MNLRDASSKKTQVRKTLSSSKKIPVKSIKSPDGDIIDCINIYHQPAFDHPLLKNHTILVSLSIPPKSKTREKSLQVKILCIFCTLQMRPSLQPRKGPIGGGELFQSNAHGQEDKKPIAQLWQLGGRCPEGIIPVRRNQKARYAKKKHRNFPQLADFSNHEHAYAYVQSNKYLGAKATINLWQPQVQGSGEFSLAQIWVLAGANSDLNSVEAGWMVFPSHFGDSNTRLFTYWTVSHKILSTLMLI, from the exons ATGAATTTACGTGATGCCTCAAGCAAGAAGACTCAGGTCAGGAAAACGTTGAGCAGTTCAAAGAAGATCCCTGTCAAGTCCATCAAG AGCCCTGATGGTGATATTATTGATTGTATCAACATTTATCATCAACCAGCGTTTGATCATCCTTTGCTAAAAAATCATACCATTTTGGTGAGCCTTTCTATCCCACCCAAAAGCAAGACAAGGGAAAAATCTCTACAAGTAaaaattttatgtattttttgcACGTTGCAGATGAGGCCTAGTTTGCAGCCTCGGAAAGGACCAATTGGTGGAGGTGAACTATTCCAATCCAATGCTCATGGCCAAGAGGATAAAAAACCAATTGCTCAGTTATGGCAGTTGGGTGGGAGATGCCCTGAAGGAATTATTCCTGTTAGAAGAAACCAGAAAGCAAGATATGCAAAGAAGAAGCACAGAAACTTTCCCCAGCTCGCTGACTTTTCCAATCACGAG CATGCATATGCATATGTCCAAAGTAACAAGTATTTGGGAGCAAAGGCAACAATAAACCTTTGGCAACCCCAAGTTCAGGGCAGTGGTGAATTTAGCTTGGCTCAAATATGGGTTCTTGCAGGTGCTAATTCAGATCTGAACAGCGTTGAAGCTGGTTGGATG GTATTTCCAAGTCACTTTGGAGATAGCAACACAAGACTTTTCACTTACTGGACTGTAAGTCACAAAATATTATCAACCCTAATGCTAATATAA
- the LOC140017111 gene encoding protein neprosin-like, translating to MFRDGYQTTGCYNLDCPGFVHTSNSIALDVALSPVSTYHGAQHEIILQIFKDPKQNVWWLQHGNDDVIGYWPASLFTDLADSASLIEWGGEIINNAQDGQHTTTQMGSGHFAEEQAGGASYFKNLQVVDQSNTLVPPGDITTVAEKPNCYNIVSGKSDDAGDYFYFGGPGRNPNCP from the exons ATGTTT AGAGATGGTTATCAAACCACTGGCTGCTACAACTTGGACTGCCCTGGCTTTGTTCATACCAGTAATTCAATTGCATTAGATGTTGCCCTTTCACCAGTTTCTACCTATCATGGTGCTCAACATGAAATCATCCTACAAATCTTTAAG GACCCAAAGCAAAATGTGTGGTGGCTACAACACGGGAATGACgatgtaattggttattggcCTGCTTCCTTATTTACAGACCTAGCAGACAGTGCTTCACTAATTGAATGGGGTGGAGAGATAATAAATAATGCTCAAGATGGGCAACACACCACAACTCAAATGGGCAGTGGCCATTTTGCTGAAGAACAAGCTGGAGGGGCAAGTTACTTCAAGAATCTTCAAGTAGTTGATCAATCCAACACCTTAGTCCCTCCTGGTGATATCACTACCGTAGCTGAGAAGCCGAATTGCTACAACATAGTATCTGGAAAGAGTGATGATGCCGGAGATTACTTTTACTTTGGTGGACCAGGAAGAAATCCTAATTGTCCATGA